In one Nicotiana sylvestris chromosome 8, ASM39365v2, whole genome shotgun sequence genomic region, the following are encoded:
- the LOC138874636 gene encoding uncharacterized protein — protein sequence MWYSIIVNDTRQGFFSSSRELKQGDPLSPSLFIIVVEVLSRSPNCLYRNPNFIPFSNHANVPKINHLVYAYDIIIFCSGDSISVKLVMNTISKYERSSAQLVNRDKIYFLTAPNTVVIRINMIRNCLGFMDKTFTFTYLGCPLYVRRKKIDYFDSTLSNIVKRLNGWQGVFRLIEKHFANFFWGNSVDHKKYHWSSWKNLALSTEEEGVGVRRMEDISDMLT from the exons ATGTGGTACTCTATCATTGTGAATGATACTAGACAGGGCTTCTTCTCATCTTCTCGAGAGCTTAAACAAGGAGATCCATTATCTCCATCTCTATTCATAATAGTTGTTGAGGTCTTGTCTAGATCTCCTAACTGTTTATATAGAAACCCTAATTTCATCCCTTTCTCTAATCATGCTAATGTTCCTAAGATTAACCACTTAGTCTATGCTTatgatattattattttctgtagTGGTGACTCTATCTCTGTTAAATTGGTCATGAACACTATCTCTAAGTATGAAAGGAGTTCTGCTCAACTTGTTAATAGAGATAAAATTTATTTCTTAACTGCTCCTAATACTGTTGTTATCAGAATCAACATGATTAGAAATTGTTTAGGTTTTATGGATAAGACTTTCACTTTTACCTATCTAGGTTGCCCTCTTTATGTGAGAAGGAAGAAAATTGATTATTTTGACAGCACGCTTAGTAATATTGTTAAAAGACTTAATGGCTGGCAGG GTGTGTTTAGATTAATTGAAAAGCATTTTGCCAACTTTTTCTGGGGTAACTCTGTTGATCATAAAAAATACCATTGGAGTTCCTGGAAAAATCTTGCTCTTTCTACTGAGGAAGAGGGCGTTGGAGTCAGGAGAATGGAGGATATTAGTGACATGTTAACATGA